The genomic segment CGCGATTATCTCCGCAAGGAGATGATGCCGCACTTTCTCTGCCCGGGCTGCGGCCACGGCATGGCGCTGCGCGCGCTGCTGTGGGCGATCCATGAGCTGAACATCGACCGCGACAAGCTCGCCGTGGTGTCGGGCATCGGCTGCGCCGGACGGCTGTCGGCCTATATCGACGCCAACACCTTCCACACCACGCACGGGCGCCCGTTGGCCTATGCGACAGGGCTTGCTCTCGCCCGGCCCGACCTGCACGTCGTGGTGATCACCGGCGACGGCGACTGCCTGGCGATTGGCGGCAATCATCTGATCCACGCCTGCCGCCGCAATCTCAAGCTCACCTGCCTGATGCTCAACAACGAGATCTACGGCATGACCGGCGGCCAAGTGTCGCCGACGACCTCGGAGACCCGGCTCACCACCACCACGCCGTATGGCAATTCCGAGCCAAACTTCGACGCATGTGCGCTCGCAACCGCCGCCGGCGCCGGCTTCGTCGGGCGCGAAGTCACCCGGCACGTGCCGAAGCTGAAAGAGCTGATCAAGGCCGGGCTGCAGCATCCGGGCTTTGCCTTCGTTGAAGTGGTGTCGGACTGCACCGAGGTTTACGGCCGCAAGAACGACATGGGCTCCTCGGCCGAGATGGTGATGCGGCAGAAGAGCGAGATGCGCCCGAGCGCTTATCGTGACAGCGTCGACGAGCCGTTCCGTTCGACCGATCTGCCGACCGGCATTCTGGCTCAGAACAACCGGCCGGAATACGGCGCGGCCCTGCGCGCCGCTGCCGCCGCACGCGCCGGCAAGTGACGGGGAGATCAGCCATGTCGACATCCCGCATCGAACTGCGCTTCGGCGGTACCGGCGGCCAGGGCCTGTTGCTCAGCGCCAAGCTGCTGGCCGACGCGCTGGCGCTGGAAGGCCGTCACGTCGCGCAGTCGCAGACCTACGAGCCGACCTCGCGCGGCGGTTTCTGTAACGCCGACCTCGTCGTCGCTCATGGTGAGGTCGACTATCCGCTGCCGATTGAGTTCGACCATCTGGTGCTGCTCGACAAAATCGCCATCAAGCCATCCTGGCCGAAGCTTAAGGCCGGCGCGCTGGTGATCTCCGACGTCCGGCTGTGCCCGGAACTGCCGGAAGGCGGACGGTTCAAGCGCTATCCGTTGCCGCTTAGCCGCACCGCGATCGAACTCGGCAGCGAACGCGTCACCAACATCGTAGCGCTCGGCGTGCTGATCGAGTTGTCCGGCATCTGCAAGCACAAGTCGGTCGAGCAGGTGGTGCGTGCGTCGTCGCCGCGCGGCTTCCTTGACCTCAACATGGATGCGCTGGCCGCCGGCTACGCGCTGGCCAAGACGCCTGCCGTCGCGGCGGCCTCCTGATTTTCTGACAAAGGATTGCTTCGATGAGCGCCCAGCCCGCATTGCGCGAACAGACCGTCTATATGCACGACCGCGCCATCGAGACCATGCCACGGCCGCAGCTCGCGGCGCTGCAGTTCGAACGGCTGCGAAAGATTGTCGAGCGGGCGTATCGGGACGTTCCGCACTATCGCAAGAGCTTCGACGAAGCCGGCGTCAAGCCTGCGGATCTGACCTCGCTGGCCGACCTCGCGAAGTTTCCCTTCACCAAGAAGACCGACCTGCGCGACAACTATCCTTTCGGCATGTTCGCGGTGCCGCGCAATCAGATGCCGCGCATCCATGCCTCGTCGGGTACGACCGGGAAGCCGACCGTGGTCGGCTACACCAAGACCGATCTCGACAACTGGGCGAACCTGATGGCGCGGTCGATGGTCGGTGCAGGCGCGTCGCCGGACGACATCGTCCACAACGCCTATGGCTACGGCCTGTTCACCGGTGGCCTCGGCGCGCATTACGGCGCCGAGCGGCTCGGCTGCACCGTGGTGCCGGCTTCCGGTGGCGGCACGGAGCGGCAGGTGCAGCTCATCGTCGATTTCGGCGCCAATGTGCTGTGCTGCACGCCATCTTACGCGCTGAACATCGCCGAAGTCGCCGAGCAGATGGGCATCAACCTGCGCGGCGCGCCGCTGCGGGTTGGCCTGTTCGGCGCCGAGCCGTGGAGCGACGCGATGCGCCGCGATCTCGAGGCGCGGCTCGGCATCAAGGCGGTCGACGTCTACGGCCTGTCGGAAATCATGGGACCGGGCGTGGCCTGCGAATGCCATGTCGCGCAGAACGGCCTGCACGGCTGGGAAGATCACTTCCTGTTCGAGACCATCGATCCGGAAACGCTGCAGGTGCTGCCGATGGGCTCGGTCGGCGAACTGGTGATCACCACGCTCACCAAGGAAGCGCTGCCGATGATCCGGTATCGCACCCGCGACATCACCAGCCTGAACACCGAGCCCTGCGCCTGCGGCCGCACCCATCTGCGGATCATGCGTGTCACCGGCCGCGACGACGACATGCTGATCATCCGCGGCGTCAACGTCTATCCGTCGCAGGTGGAGTCGGTGCTGATCGGCTTCCCCGGCATCGCGCCGCACTACCAGATCGTACTGACCCGCGAGAAGGCGCTCGACGCCATGACGGTCGAAGTCGAAGTCGCGCCCGGCGCGCCGTCCGACGACGAGGCCCGCGCCAAGAAAGCCGCCGAAGTGACCCATCACATCAAGTCGCTGATCGGCGTCACCTGCAAGGTGTCGGTGAAAGCACCTGGCGAAGTTCCCCGTTCGCAGGGCAAGGCGGTGCGGGTCAAAGATCAGCGAAACATCTGATCGGTTGATTCCCGAACGTCATCGCGCCTTTGCGATGCAGCATAAAAGTAATCGACACGCGCCTTGACAGGCGCGTGTCGATCTAACTTTAATTAACTGATTGAGTAAGCCGAGCGCGATCAACGCGTGACGGAACGCTCAGTCACGCTGACCGGCAATCAATGTCGGCCGCAATAAATGTGGTTTGCAAAGAACCACACGGGGAAGAAATGCTCGATTTCGTCCAGCAGGTGATCGGCGGGATTGCCCTCGGCTGCGTCTACGGCTTGATCGCCCTCGGCTTCGTGCTGATCTACAAGGCGACCGAAGTCGTCAATTTTGCGCAGGGCGAAATCATGATGCTCGGCGCGTTTCTGTCGTTCACCTTCATCGCCACACTCGGGCTGAACTACTGGTTCGGCTTCCTGCTTTGTGTGGTCAGCATGGCGGTGCTCGGCGCCGCGATGGAGCGGCTGGTGGTGCGGCCGATCCTCGGGTACCCGCAGTTCTCGATCGTGATGGCGACGATCGGGCTCGGTCTCGTCATCCGCTCGTTGGTTGGCATCATCTGGGGCACCGACGATTTGCGGATCGAGACGCCGTTCACCGGCGGCGTGATCCAGCTTGGCGGCTTGGTGCTGTCGCAGGACAGCCTGTCGATCATTGTTGCCACCGCGCTGCTGTGCGCCGTGCTGTACGCTTTCTTCCGCTTCACCAAGATCGGCATCGCCATGCAGGCGACGTCCCAGAACATGCTGGCGGCCTACTACATGGGCATTCCGGTGAAGCGGATGTTCTCGCTGATCTGGAGCCTGAGTGCGATCGTCGCCTGCTGCGCCGGCGTGCTGCTGGCGCCGATCACCTTCATCCACGCCAATCTGGGTTTCCTCGGCATCAAGGCGTTCCCGGCCGCCGTGCTCGGCGGCTTCGGCAGCATCCCCGGCGCGCTCGCCGGCGGCATCACCATCGGCATCGTGGAATCGCTGTCGGGCTTCTATCTGCCGGAAGGGTTCAAGGACGTCGCGGCCTACATCGTGCTGCTCGCGGTGCTGCTGTGGCGGCCGCAGGGCCTGTTCGGCAGCAACGCGCTGAAGAAGGTCTGAGGATGAGCGCGCACGTCCGAACCAGCTACGCGCAGAGCGAGCAGCTGTTCCCGTCGAAGAACGCCGCGTTCTGGTACGCCGTCCTGGTCGCGGCGCTGATCGCCGCGCCTTATGTGCTGGAATCCTATTATCTCAGCCAGCTCGTGTTCGTGCTGATCTACGCCATCGTCGGCATCGCCATGAACGTGCTGTCGGGCCAGGCCGGGCAGGTGTCGATCGGCCATGCCGCGTTCATGGCGATCGGCGCCTACTCCGCCGCGGTGGCCGAGAAATACGGCCTGCCTCTGCCGGTCTATCTGGTGCTGGCCGGCGGTTTCACTGGGCTGATCGGCTATCTGGTCGGACTTCCGGCACTACGGCTTCACGGGATCTATCTGGCGATCGCCACACTGGCGTTCGCGTTCATCGTCGAAGAGATCGTCACCCGCTGGGAGAGCGTCACCAACGGCAACGAAGGCTTGATGCTCGGTGCGCCCTCGCTCTTCGGGCTCAAGCTCGGCGCGCAGGGCTTCTATTATCTCTGCCTCGGCGTCACCGTGGTGGTGATCCTCGCCGCGATCAACATCCTGCGGTCGCCGACCGGGCGCGCCTTCCTGGCGATCCGCGACAGCGAAACCGCGGCGCGCAGCATGGGCATCGACACCGCGCGCTACAAGACGCGCGCGTTCGCGATCTCCGCAGCGTTTACTGGCCTTGCCGGCGTGCTTTACGCGCACAAGCTGTCGTTCATCAGCCCGGAAATGTTCAGCCTGTCGATGTCGATCGAATTCGTCATGATCATCATCATCGGTGGCGTGCTCAGCCTGCGCGGCGCGGTGTTCGGCGCGATTTTCATGATCATCGTCGATCCGATCCTGATCGTGGTGAAGGACAAGGTGCCGCAACTGACGCTCGGGGCGATGCAGGGCGTGGGGCTGTCGGATCAGCTCACCGATGCGATCCAGGCCGGCGTGGTCCGCGTCGCCGGCGCGCCGGGGCTGAAGTCGCTGATCTTCGGCCTGATCATCATCCTGTTCATCATCTTCGAGCCGATGGGCCTCGACGGTCGCTGGGCCCGAGTGAAGTCGTATTTCCGACAGTTCCCGCTGTATCGGCCGACGAGCGCGCGCGCCCAGCGGATGTTCCTGAAGTCGGAGCGCAACCGGTGAGCACGTTCTTCAAGGTCGACAAGCTCACGGTTAAATTCGGCGGTCTCACCGCCGTCGACGACGTCTCCTTCGATATCGCCGAGGGCGAGGTCTTTACCATCATCGGCCCCAACGGTGCCGGCAAGACCACGCTGTTCAATTTGATCAGCCGCCTCTACACGCCCTATGCGGGGCACATCATCTTTCGCGACGAGGACGTCACGCGGTTGTCGGCGCAGCAGATCGCCGGCCGCGGCATCGCCCGCACCTTCCAGAACATCGAGCTGTTCGAGAGTGCTTCCACGCTCGACAATTTGCTGGTCGGCCGCCACCGCCATTCCACCACCTCGACCTGGCAGGACGTCCTGCGGCTGAAGAAGGTCCGCGACGAGGAAATCGCGCATCGCCGCGCGGCCGAGGAGGTGATGGACGTGCTGCGCCTGCAGCGCTACCGCGACACGCCGATCGGCAGCCTGCCATACGGCGTCCGCAAGGTGATCGAGGTCGCCCGCGCGCTGTGCGTCGGCCCGAAGCTGCTGCTGCTCGACGAGCCGTCGTCCGGCCTCAACGTCGAGGAGACCAACGCGATGGCGGAGTGGATCCTCGAGATCAATAACCGACTCGGTATCACCGTACTCATGGTCGAGCACGACATGTCATTGGTCAGCCGCGTGTCGGATCGCGTGCTGGCGCTGAACTACGGGCGGATGATGGCGCTCGGCACGTCCGATGAGGTGCAGAACCATCCCGATGTCGTCGCCGCCTATCTGGGAGCCTGATCGATGAGCGCCCAGCCGATCTTACGGCTTGCCAATATTGAAAGCTGCTACGGCCCGATCACCGCGATCCGGGGCATCACCCTCGATTTGATGCGTGGCCAGATCGTCACCGTGCTCGGTGCCAACGGTGCCGGCAAGACCAGCATCCTGAAGACGATCTCCGGCGTTCTCGATCCGCTGAAAGGCACGGTCGAATTCGAAGGCCGCAACATCCAGTCGATGGAGCCGGACAAGGTGGTGCGGCTCGGCATCAGCCACGTGCCGGAGGGGCGCGAGATCTTCCCGTTCCTCAGCGTCCGCGACAATCTCAAGATGGGCGCCTACATCCGCACCGATCAGCACGAGGTCGCCGCCGACATCGAGAAGGCATTCAATTACTTCCCGGTTCTGCGCGAGCGCCAGGATCAACTGGCCGGTCAGCTCTCCGGTGGCCAGCAACAGATGCTGGCGATCAGCCGCGCGCTGATGGCGCGGCCTAAGGTGCTGCTGCTCGACGAGCCGTCGCTCGGCCTGTCGCCGCTCTTAGTGAAGGAGATCTTCGCGATCATCCGGCGACTCAATGCCGAGGAGGGCGTCTCGATCCTGCTGGTCGAGCAGAACGCGCGGATGGCGCTGGAGACCGCACACTATGGCTATGTGCTCGAGGTCGGCCGGGTGGTGAAGCACGACACCTGCGCCAACTTGATGCAATCGGATCAGATCCGGGAATTTTATCTCGGCCACGGACAGGGCGGACATGGCAAGCGGCACTGACACGACCACGCTGGCGGGCCGCGTCATCGCGGCGCTGCGCCAGCACGGCGATGCCGTGGTGTTGCGCTGGAAGCGATACGGGTTGTGGCAGCCGGTCAGCGGCCGGCAATTCGCGGATCGCATCGAGGCGATCGCCGCCGGCCTGCGCGCCCAAGGCGTCGGCCCCGGTTCGGTCGGCGCGGTGATGGGCGACAATTGTTACGAGTGGGTGCTGGCGGATCTGGCGATCGGCGCCGCCGGCGGTGTCTCCGCCGGGTTCGATCCGCATGGCGATGCAGATGACCTCGCGCGCGTGCTCGGCGACTGCAAGGTGAGCGTGTTGTTCGTCGCCGGCGACGACCAACTGCACAAGGCGCTCGGCGTCCGCGAGCGCTGCCCGTCGCTCCGGCGCATCGTCGCAATGCATCAACAGTGGGACGAGGGCGCCGGTGATCCCGGCGTGATCCCGCTGTCGGCACTCGAAGCCGCGGGACGGGACGGCGCCTCGGGAACGGCAGGCCGCGAGGCCGTGATCATTTACACCTCCGGTAGCACTGGCCCGGTTCGCGGGGCGATCCTCGGCCATGATGCGGTGATCGTGCAGGCCGAGCGGGCGAAGCAGGCGCTGGGATTGCGTGCCAGCGATGAGCGGCTGTCGCTGACGCCGCTGCACCACGTGCTGGAGCGGGTCGTCGGCATCTACGCCTCGCTGCTCGCCGGCACGGTGATCAATTTTCCGGAAAGTCCGGACACGGCGCTGGCCGACCTCGCCGAACTGCAGCCGACCATCGTGCAGGCTTCGCCGCAGCTATTCGCCAGGCTGCACGCCGGCATCATGCTGGCGATCGGCGAAACCACGAAGTTTCAGCGCTGGGCTTGCCGCATCGCGTTCGCCCGTGGCCGTGGCGGCTCGCCACTACGCCTCGTCACCGATCCCTTGGTATTGGCGCCGATCCGGCGACGCCTCGGCCTTTGCCGCGCACGGTTGTGCCTGTCGAGCGGCGCGGCGCTGCGGCCCGATGTGGCCGATTGGTTCGCTGCGCTCGGCCGGCCGTTGACGGATGTCTATGGGCATGCCGAAGCTGGCGGCGCGGTGCGGATCGCCGATCATCACGTGATGGAGTGGAAGCTCGGCGACTATGACGAGCTCTGGCTGCGCGGCGACGCACTGTTTCTCGGCTATGCGGGCGACACCGCGCCCGCCACGCATCGCGATGGCTGGTGGTGCAGCGGCGATATTGCCCGCCGCGACGGGGCCGAGCGCTACGCGATCGTCGGCCGGCTCGAGGACGTGCTGCAGCGGGGCGGCGAGCGCGTGCTGCCGTTCGCTGCCGAGCAGGCGCTCAGCGCATCGCCCTACATCGCCGATGCCTTCGTGTATCTCGACGCCGCCGGCCGCGCCGTGGCGCGGGTGCTGCTCGATAGCGACCACGCGGTCCGCTACGCACAGGACCGCGGCATTCCGTTCACGCACTTCCAGAGCCTATGCCAGGCGGACGAGATCCGCGCGCTGGTCGGCGAGGCCATCGCCGACGTCAACCGCCGCCACACCGCGATCCGCATCGAGCATTTCACGCTGATCGAGCGCGCGCTGCGCCCGGGCGATGCCGCGCTCGCGCCGTCGGGAACGCTGCGGCGGCATCTGCTGAAAGGCGACGACGGCGACGCCGACACCAAACGCCGGTCCGTCGCCGGCGCGCACTAAGAAACTCCAAAGCAAACAACACAGAGAGGGAGCGAAACCATGAAGTCCAGCACTCTGCCGATGCTCGCCGCCGCGGCGCTGATCGGCCTCGGCGCCCAGCCCGCCCTCGCGCAGTTCAAGACCCAGGGTGTCACCGACAGCGAGATCGTGATTGGCACCCACATGGATCTCAGCGGGCCGCTGAAGGCCTGGGGCGTGCCGGCCACCAACGGCATGAAGCTGGCGATCGCGCAGATCAACGATGCCGGTGGCATCAACGGCCGCAAGATCCGGCTGGTCAACGAGGACGACGGCTATGATCCGAAGAAGGCGGTGCTGATCACCCAGAAGCTGATCGAACTCGACAAGGTGTTCGCGATCGTATCGGCAATGGGTTCCGCCACCACGCTGGCGCCGATGCCGCTGGTGCAGTCAGCGGGCCTGCTTCACCTGTTTCCGATCACCGCCGCCGAATTCACCTTCAAGATGGATCCGGCCAAGCCGGAAGATCGGCTGAAGTTCAACATGTTCAGCCCTTACTACGACACGATGCGGCTGGGCATCAAATACGTCATCGAGAAGACCCAGCCCAAGAAGCCCTGCATCGTCTATCAGGACGACGAGATGGGCAAGAACTTCACCGACGCCTACACCGACCAGCTCAAGGCGATGAACATCCCGAGCGCCACGATGGTGTCGTTCAAGCGCGGCGCCACCGACTTCAATTCGCAGGTCGCGCGGATGAAGGCAGATGG from the Rhodopseudomonas palustris genome contains:
- a CDS encoding 2-oxoacid:ferredoxin oxidoreductase subunit beta, with the translated sequence MFRDAPHFDVRDYLRKEMMPHFLCPGCGHGMALRALLWAIHELNIDRDKLAVVSGIGCAGRLSAYIDANTFHTTHGRPLAYATGLALARPDLHVVVITGDGDCLAIGGNHLIHACRRNLKLTCLMLNNEIYGMTGGQVSPTTSETRLTTTTPYGNSEPNFDACALATAAGAGFVGREVTRHVPKLKELIKAGLQHPGFAFVEVVSDCTEVYGRKNDMGSSAEMVMRQKSEMRPSAYRDSVDEPFRSTDLPTGILAQNNRPEYGAALRAAAAARAGK
- a CDS encoding 2-oxoacid:acceptor oxidoreductase family protein; protein product: MSTSRIELRFGGTGGQGLLLSAKLLADALALEGRHVAQSQTYEPTSRGGFCNADLVVAHGEVDYPLPIEFDHLVLLDKIAIKPSWPKLKAGALVISDVRLCPELPEGGRFKRYPLPLSRTAIELGSERVTNIVALGVLIELSGICKHKSVEQVVRASSPRGFLDLNMDALAAGYALAKTPAVAAAS
- a CDS encoding phenylacetate--CoA ligase family protein, which translates into the protein MSAQPALREQTVYMHDRAIETMPRPQLAALQFERLRKIVERAYRDVPHYRKSFDEAGVKPADLTSLADLAKFPFTKKTDLRDNYPFGMFAVPRNQMPRIHASSGTTGKPTVVGYTKTDLDNWANLMARSMVGAGASPDDIVHNAYGYGLFTGGLGAHYGAERLGCTVVPASGGGTERQVQLIVDFGANVLCCTPSYALNIAEVAEQMGINLRGAPLRVGLFGAEPWSDAMRRDLEARLGIKAVDVYGLSEIMGPGVACECHVAQNGLHGWEDHFLFETIDPETLQVLPMGSVGELVITTLTKEALPMIRYRTRDITSLNTEPCACGRTHLRIMRVTGRDDDMLIIRGVNVYPSQVESVLIGFPGIAPHYQIVLTREKALDAMTVEVEVAPGAPSDDEARAKKAAEVTHHIKSLIGVTCKVSVKAPGEVPRSQGKAVRVKDQRNI
- a CDS encoding branched-chain amino acid ABC transporter permease, whose amino-acid sequence is MLDFVQQVIGGIALGCVYGLIALGFVLIYKATEVVNFAQGEIMMLGAFLSFTFIATLGLNYWFGFLLCVVSMAVLGAAMERLVVRPILGYPQFSIVMATIGLGLVIRSLVGIIWGTDDLRIETPFTGGVIQLGGLVLSQDSLSIIVATALLCAVLYAFFRFTKIGIAMQATSQNMLAAYYMGIPVKRMFSLIWSLSAIVACCAGVLLAPITFIHANLGFLGIKAFPAAVLGGFGSIPGALAGGITIGIVESLSGFYLPEGFKDVAAYIVLLAVLLWRPQGLFGSNALKKV
- a CDS encoding branched-chain amino acid ABC transporter permease, producing the protein MSAHVRTSYAQSEQLFPSKNAAFWYAVLVAALIAAPYVLESYYLSQLVFVLIYAIVGIAMNVLSGQAGQVSIGHAAFMAIGAYSAAVAEKYGLPLPVYLVLAGGFTGLIGYLVGLPALRLHGIYLAIATLAFAFIVEEIVTRWESVTNGNEGLMLGAPSLFGLKLGAQGFYYLCLGVTVVVILAAINILRSPTGRAFLAIRDSETAARSMGIDTARYKTRAFAISAAFTGLAGVLYAHKLSFISPEMFSLSMSIEFVMIIIIGGVLSLRGAVFGAIFMIIVDPILIVVKDKVPQLTLGAMQGVGLSDQLTDAIQAGVVRVAGAPGLKSLIFGLIIILFIIFEPMGLDGRWARVKSYFRQFPLYRPTSARAQRMFLKSERNR
- a CDS encoding ABC transporter ATP-binding protein, with translation MSTFFKVDKLTVKFGGLTAVDDVSFDIAEGEVFTIIGPNGAGKTTLFNLISRLYTPYAGHIIFRDEDVTRLSAQQIAGRGIARTFQNIELFESASTLDNLLVGRHRHSTTSTWQDVLRLKKVRDEEIAHRRAAEEVMDVLRLQRYRDTPIGSLPYGVRKVIEVARALCVGPKLLLLDEPSSGLNVEETNAMAEWILEINNRLGITVLMVEHDMSLVSRVSDRVLALNYGRMMALGTSDEVQNHPDVVAAYLGA
- a CDS encoding ABC transporter ATP-binding protein, producing the protein MSAQPILRLANIESCYGPITAIRGITLDLMRGQIVTVLGANGAGKTSILKTISGVLDPLKGTVEFEGRNIQSMEPDKVVRLGISHVPEGREIFPFLSVRDNLKMGAYIRTDQHEVAADIEKAFNYFPVLRERQDQLAGQLSGGQQQMLAISRALMARPKVLLLDEPSLGLSPLLVKEIFAIIRRLNAEEGVSILLVEQNARMALETAHYGYVLEVGRVVKHDTCANLMQSDQIREFYLGHGQGGHGKRH
- a CDS encoding AMP-dependent synthetase/ligase → MASGTDTTTLAGRVIAALRQHGDAVVLRWKRYGLWQPVSGRQFADRIEAIAAGLRAQGVGPGSVGAVMGDNCYEWVLADLAIGAAGGVSAGFDPHGDADDLARVLGDCKVSVLFVAGDDQLHKALGVRERCPSLRRIVAMHQQWDEGAGDPGVIPLSALEAAGRDGASGTAGREAVIIYTSGSTGPVRGAILGHDAVIVQAERAKQALGLRASDERLSLTPLHHVLERVVGIYASLLAGTVINFPESPDTALADLAELQPTIVQASPQLFARLHAGIMLAIGETTKFQRWACRIAFARGRGGSPLRLVTDPLVLAPIRRRLGLCRARLCLSSGAALRPDVADWFAALGRPLTDVYGHAEAGGAVRIADHHVMEWKLGDYDELWLRGDALFLGYAGDTAPATHRDGWWCSGDIARRDGAERYAIVGRLEDVLQRGGERVLPFAAEQALSASPYIADAFVYLDAAGRAVARVLLDSDHAVRYAQDRGIPFTHFQSLCQADEIRALVGEAIADVNRRHTAIRIEHFTLIERALRPGDAALAPSGTLRRHLLKGDDGDADTKRRSVAGAH
- a CDS encoding ABC transporter substrate-binding protein; the encoded protein is MKSSTLPMLAAAALIGLGAQPALAQFKTQGVTDSEIVIGTHMDLSGPLKAWGVPATNGMKLAIAQINDAGGINGRKIRLVNEDDGYDPKKAVLITQKLIELDKVFAIVSAMGSATTLAPMPLVQSAGLLHLFPITAAEFTFKMDPAKPEDRLKFNMFSPYYDTMRLGIKYVIEKTQPKKPCIVYQDDEMGKNFTDAYTDQLKAMNIPSATMVSFKRGATDFNSQVARMKADGCDMVALGSVVRESVGITTAAQKLGWKPTFVVSSPSYVPDFPQLGKETTEGIYGVGQTEIFYADTATGEVKKFIEDYKKMFGIDANQQSTAGYNGVMVFAHFAKKAGKTLTTESLMTALESGETFDDIFGGAPISFSKDNHLGVSAAVIGQIKDGRWTTIAKNQSYKTEK